CCCTGGCCCCACGCCACCCTCGGCCGCGACGTTCCCGCAGCCCTCATCCCGCTCACCCGAGCACGCCTGCTCGCCCGTCACCTCCGCGGAACCGCCGACACCTACCAACCCTGGACCATCACCTAATGGAACTGCTCGTCACCTACGACGTCGACACCACCACACCCGAAGGCGAACGACGCCTACGCCAAGTCGCCAAAACCTGCGAAGGCATCGGACACCGCGTCCAGAAATCGGTTTTCGAAGTCGTCTGCACCCCGCCGCAACGACTTCACCTCGAAGCGCGCCTCCAAGGCATCATCGACCCCGCCCTCGACTCGGTGCGCATCTACCACCTCGACCGCGGCACCTTCCACAACGCCAAACACCTCGGTGCCGCTGTCGACGCCGCACACCAAGAGGCCTTGATCATTTAAGTGGCACGCCGCGACCCGTCTCCTTCGGAACCTCAAGCGTGTCCCGACACGCCGGTAGATCCCCACCCCGATCGCGGCGTGTCATCCCGCCAATCGGGAACAAAAGCATCAGCAAGCGATGTACAAGTGTGTTACTGCTGTTCAATCAGCGCAGCACCGGCCCTCCGGGACCGGTGGGGATCGCAACTCGATCTGGGCGAGCATCGCCGCCG
This region of Saccharothrix longispora genomic DNA includes:
- the cas2 gene encoding CRISPR-associated endonuclease Cas2; amino-acid sequence: MELLVTYDVDTTTPEGERRLRQVAKTCEGIGHRVQKSVFEVVCTPPQRLHLEARLQGIIDPALDSVRIYHLDRGTFHNAKHLGAAVDAAHQEALII